Below is a genomic region from Verrucomicrobiota bacterium.
TTAACTGCCTTAACCGAGAGGATACCTCTGTGGGGCGGCGGTGAACAGCAATTCTCATTTTTGGCGACAGACGGGAGCGCGCAAGCTCGCACGTAGTCCCGGCTTTGCCGGTTTTGTGCGCTGGCCGGCTAAAGCCGGGACTACATGCGGGTCAAAATGAGAATTGCTGGGCGGTGAACTGCCGATTCATGGACCATCGCTTCTCGGTGCCACGGCTCAGCCCCTTGGCGATCACACTCCGCGCTTTTCGCCGACGCGCAACCGCTCAGCTATCGTCTCCAGGCTCACCAGCGCGGCGCGGTCGCCTGCGTTGCGAGCCAGGTCGCAGACCGTTTCGAGGACGCGGAACTCCGGGTCCATCAGGCAGAGCACCGAGGGATGGCAAAGCAGGTCAAACACCGCGCGGTGTTCAATCACCCACTCGACACCCAACCGGATGGCCTGAAGGAAATGCCCCAGTTTCCACCGTGCGTTGCGAAATGCGCCGACGTCGCTGATCGGACTCATGGGGACCTCGATCAGTCCGCTCGGATAGGCCAGCGGCTGCGCCGCGCGCTGAGCTTTGAGGATGCCTTCCAAAACCTCGGGCGTCGGCGCCGTTCCAGGCTGGCCGTAGGGATGCGCCGGGTATTTGGAACTGATCCACTTGAAGCCCAGGTCGAGCAACATCCGCTGAATGTCCACCCGCTCGTGCAGGCCATTGGCAAAACCGCCCGGCGTGCGAAAACCAACCGGCGCGATGCCGAGGCGCTGCTTCAGGGCGTCCGTGCAAAGCTGGATGTTCTCGCGAATGACTTGCGCCGTGGATTTCCCGGCGATGAGCCACGGGGCCCGCTGGAAGCGAAATTGAATCTCTCCCGGTTTCTGCGCGAGCACGTTGACGTGATCGTAGGTGTGGTTGCCAAGGATGTGACCTTCCCGCACCAGTTCCTTCAACCAATCCCTGTCCTCCTGCTCGAACACACGGCCCACGACGAAGAAATGGATGACGCCGCCGCGGGCTTTGACGCGTCGGGCGGCTTCGAGGGCATACTGCTTGGTTTCCTCGTTGAGCAACCCTTTCGCGTAATCCCATTCCCGGTCTTCCCAGCGCGGGAAGTTGCGGGACATTTCCAGATCGAAGGTGACGGCGATCAGGGCCTTTTCTGGAGTTGCCGCGCCGAAGGTTGGCAGAGCAAGTCCGCCGGCGGCTCTCGTGGTGGAGGTGAGAAACCGGCGGCGTGAGAACTTCAACCGCCCGCTCATCGGGCAGGACGGAGGCAAGATTCAGGCGCTTGCTCGTACTGCTTGGTCCGCGGGATGGACGACAAAGCTCGTAGCGCAGAGTTGCACTCTGCCGTATCGCAGAATTGTATTCTGCGGGGCGTCTCCCAGTCCGAGCCCGCTGGGACTTGCCGGCGCCCTGCCGATTGGAAATCGGCGATACAGCAGATTGAAAATCTGCGCTACTTGGTCAACAGCCTGTTTCACGCGGCGTGACGGGCAAGAACACCTGGAAGGTCGAACCTTTCTCCGGCTCGCTCTTCACCTCGATCCAGCCCTGGTGCTGCTTGACGATGCCATAGACCGTGGCCAGCCCCAGGCCCGTTCGGCGCCCCACTTCCTTCGTGGTGAAGAACGGCTCGAAAATCCGCCCCAGCGTATCGGCATCCATGCCGCAGCCGGTGTCGCTGACGGTGAGGCGGACGAATTTCCCCGGATGCGCTTCGGGATGGTGATGGATCTCGTGCGCGTCGATCACGACGGTTTGGGTGCTCACGAACAACCGTCCGCCACTCGGCATCGCGTCGCGGGCGTTGACGATCAGATTCATAATCAGTTGCTCCATCATTCCGAGGTCCGCTGGAATGCTCGGCAAGCCCGGCTCCAGCGCGCATTCCAATGCGATGTCCTCCCGCACGACCGAGGTCAGCATTTTGAGAATCTGGCTGGCGACGTCGTTCAAATTGAGCGGCTGGAGCTGCATCATTTGCCTGCGGCTGAAAGTCAGCAGTTGGCGGGTCAAGTTCGCCGCGCGGTCCGCGGCCTTGGACACTTCTTGAAGTGATTCAAGCATGTCCGCGCCGAGGCCAGGCGATCCCAACACCAGGCTGGCGTGGCCTTGAATGATGGTCATGATGTTGTTGAAATCGTGCGCGATGCCGG
It encodes:
- a CDS encoding PAS domain S-box protein, with product MFVPIRHRLKVVGVLSIQSYQPNAYDREALAILQSLADLCAGAMDRIQAAAALGESEERFSKAFRLSPFPINLCTLKEGRYVDVNDGFLRLLGYRREEVIGRTSLELSVWANPADRSVMVNRVLTEKSVRDMEVGVRTKNGELRQVLASFEIINLGTEPHLIGISYDITDRLQLEGQLRHAQKMEAVGQLVAGIAHDFNNIMTIIQGHASLVLGSPGLGADMLESLQEVSKAADRAANLTRQLLTFSRRQMMQLQPLNLNDVASQILKMLTSVVREDIALECALEPGLPSIPADLGMMEQLIMNLIVNARDAMPSGGRLFVSTQTVVIDAHEIHHHPEAHPGKFVRLTVSDTGCGMDADTLGRIFEPFFTTKEVGRRTGLGLATVYGIVKQHQGWIEVKSEPEKGSTFQVFLPVTPRETGC
- a CDS encoding chitin deacetylase, with protein sequence MSGRLKFSRRRFLTSTTRAAGGLALPTFGAATPEKALIAVTFDLEMSRNFPRWEDREWDYAKGLLNEETKQYALEAARRVKARGGVIHFFVVGRVFEQEDRDWLKELVREGHILGNHTYDHVNVLAQKPGEIQFRFQRAPWLIAGKSTAQVIRENIQLCTDALKQRLGIAPVGFRTPGGFANGLHERVDIQRMLLDLGFKWISSKYPAHPYGQPGTAPTPEVLEGILKAQRAAQPLAYPSGLIEVPMSPISDVGAFRNARWKLGHFLQAIRLGVEWVIEHRAVFDLLCHPSVLCLMDPEFRVLETVCDLARNAGDRAALVSLETIAERLRVGEKRGV